The genomic stretch GTGTTATCATGTGGAGCACACAGTGTATCACAGCAGCTAGTGGGGAGCAGCATCACTGCAAATGATGTGTGGGACAGGTGAGATTTATGGGGGAGGGCAGTCAGGCAAGGTGTGATGTTTTAGGATGCGGCTCCCTGGGGACTTCAGGCTGCCACGACGTGATGTAACGTAGGGAAACTGGCTGAAGAGCAGTTTGGAGAGGCAGGCGGACTGGTGGCCCAGTTCGTTAGGCCAGCTGGCCTCCTTCCATTTCATCCAAGAGGAAAATATTCACCCCCTAGTTTAGTCAGAGTATGGAGCCCACACACCAGGACTCTCAACTTTCTCTGCAGCCAGGAGGTAGAATTAGAAGAGCACCTCCACTGTGCCTGaactttttactttccttttatgacttCTAACAAACTAACTGCTTGAAGGGTAGACACAGTGTTTTCTTGTCGTAcccctttctcatttctttttttaaaaaaatttttttaaaaatttgtttttgaaggagagagagagagacagagcatgagcgggggaggagcagagagagagggagacacagaatccgaagcaggctcccgacgcggggcttgaactcacgaactatgaggtcatgacctgagccaaagtcggatgcccaaccgactgggccccccaggtgcctcaCCCCTTTCTCATTTCTAATGGAGACTGGCATATAGAGTTGGTCAGCTGGCTGAATGAACATCATAGTGAAGAgtggttttaaaattcattctctcATCCGTGAGCTCAATATAGAACTTTCCTATTGATGTTTTCAGAGAGTTCACTCTGTAATAGCATCTCAAGAATAGCTCCACTCAGAAGGGTCTCTTGTGGGACCAGTTTTTCCTCCTGATTAGTAAGTGCCCTTCAAATACACTGAGTCTCTCTTGGAAGAGACAGggccaggggcacatgggtggctcagtcggttgagcgtctgactttggctcaggtcatgatctcttggtttgtgagtttgagccccccgtagGGCTCTCTGTTATCAGCGCAGAGATCTTCctccacttcagatcttctgttccccacctcttccctgcacctcccccctctctgcaccttgcccactcatgctctctcaaaaataaacattaaaaaaaataaaaataataaagagacaagggccacatttttgttttttaaattctaaaagtcAAACAATAAGGTAAGTAGGAAAATATTTTGGACCTACTACCTTCTTTTTCTAACTTGTAATTTAGTGAATtggtgtcttctttggataaactAGATGTTTGCCCTCCTGCCACAAACAATACAAGTATTATTCTGTATACAGAAGGTATGTTTTCATTATTAGGATTAGAGGATGTCTTAATAGATTATTGTCCCTACTATATTGTACTTTAATAAAGGATTCTAGCTCAACCTGTAAAGAAGGGACATCATTGCTTTTGGTTGACTCCTTCCAAATTTTAACTGGTTTTATAAAAAAGAACCTCCATATACAAAGCTTGCTCATTCAGTGATCTTGGTGATCATTTTATAGCCTGGCTATGTTAGAAAGTGTGCTAGGATATCTTGCTGCTTAGTGGTAGATGTTCCGTAGATACATGatgaagataaaggaaaatatattaaattacaaGTGCTCGTGATTTAttctttctcacttaaaaaagaaCTCCTGaggtttctttgctgtgcagaatgtAGGCACTGGCCAAAGGGCAGGCAAACACCTAACCATGGAGGcagtggagaaaggaaaagataatttgtttatttggggagagaacGTAATAGTTACAGGAGGATCTAAAAGTGAGAGTTAAAACATTTTGACTGGAGATGGGGCTGAGTGCCTTATATCTCACATGGGcatgggagcagggaaggaggaaggctgATGAAGGCGGCTGGTCGTGGTAGGGGagaaggaggtgggcaggggctgagggaggggaaggaagcagagagggtcttaaataaaaaaaaaatttgctggacatttctccaaagaagatctacacgtggccaacaggcacatggaaagatgctcagcatcattagtcactagggacaTCCAAGTTAAAGCAGAGTGGGACATCATTTCCTACCCACTGGGACGGCtgtaatcaaagaaacaaaactaagtgttgggaggatgtggagaagttggaGCCCCCCTTCATTGTTGGTGGAAACATATGATGGATCAGCTGTGGTGGCCAACACTTCGGCAGTTCCTCAGAAACGTTAATcatacgggcgcctgggtggctcagtctgttgcgcttccaactcttgattttggctcaggtcgtgatctcacggcttttgagttcgagccccacttggggcttgatGCTGACAGCCGGGAGCTACTCGCgatcctctccctctgtctctacttcattccctctcaaaaacaaacaaacaaacaaacttaaaaaaaaagttaaacacagaattgccatatgatccagcagttccattCCAAGGTATATGCTCcaaagaatcaaaagcaaaattcaaacaaaaatgcTCATGTGGAcatatagcagcactattttaACTATTAGTTAGAAATAACCCAAACACCCACTACCTGATGAATGGggaggcgtggggggggggggggaagaaaatgtgtttgtttccatacggtggaatattatccagccataaaaagaaacGAAGCACTGTGTTCTGTGCTACAAAACCATTACACTACGTGAAAGAAGGCAGGCACAAAAGGTCACGTATTGTTACGATTCCATTTCTGTTAAAGTGTCTAGAGTGGgaaaatccataaagacagaaagcagatcggGGGTTCCCAGGGCCTGGGtggagggaggaatggagaggGACTTGTTAAAGGGTCTGAGGTgcccttttggggtgatgaaaatgtttcgGAACTGGATAGACATAAGGTTGAACAACGTGgtgaatatactaaatgccactgaattgtatactttaaaatggtacAAATCATGAATCctgtgttatgtgaattttatctcaattaaaaaaaagttgtactaagaatttaaaaaggtACTCCATTCTCCTCCTCTGCAGCTTTTTGGCATTTTCTCAGCAGGTTGATTAGAAGTTTGCATTGTTCTCAGTttatgggtttttgttgttgtttgtgggTAAGACCAACCAGATACCTGTAATATTTAGGTAAGAgatgctttattttaatttttaagtgttgttttaaatactttcctGGACAAACCTAGCACTGTTTCACTTTCTGGGTTAGGATATTGAGAGCTCAGTCACTGATTGTGTATCACCAGAGTGGGGCAAAACTAGAAACAGATTCTTTCCTTGCTGAGTGGCTCGCTCGGCTCCCCTCTGATGGGGTGTGGCATGATAGTCCAGGGTGAATTCTGAATACAGCTCTGTTTTGGGAAGAGTATATCCTTAGACCTGAGTGTGTAGAAAGTACATGTTTGAGGTCCCGGATGCTTGACTTGCGGGCCAGCCATTTGCCACCACTGCAAGGCCAAGGGCGTGGAGGCATGCCGAGGGGTGTTCACGTGCCGCACGCACCGTCTAGTCCTGCTTTTCAGGGTTTGTGGGGAGAGTTTCTGTGACTTTGGCCCCAAGTCCCTTGTGAATTCCCCACCCTACTGAGCTGGGTTGGGCCCAGGCATGTGTGAGTCACAGGGGTGACCTTTGCACCTCTGGCCTAAAGCCCATTTGATCCTTTGGGCACAGTGAATTTTGTAGATTAcagctccctcctcccatccctttTGCAGAAAAGCTTAGACATGTAGTTGTAgattttagaaggaaatatacTTTCTTGGCCTAAATTTTGTGCACTGCTGTGACTTCTGATTTCATCTTCCTTTCTAATTCATATATGCTggtatatctttttaatttattttttccatttagttttcCAGTGGGTGTATTTGTAAATTGTAATTCAGATTTTTAGAAGAAGTCAGGGACCAAAAATCGAGTCCAGGGATACAGTCCATTTCCCAGTTCCTCAAAAGATAGTGGTGCAGATTGGGGTCTCCCTACCAGCTCCCTTATAAACACGCATATGCTATGCCAGAGCGCCCACTCCAAGGTCCACGGGCTTCCGAGTGAGGCCTCTTATGACAAAGCTGCGTGCTAAAGTTTTGATTCAGAACTCCTCATCAGAACTCGACTCAGAGCAGCTTTCATCTCGTTGTTCCGTAGACTGTAGATGAGCGGATTCAACATGGGGGTCATCACAGCATAAAAGAGCATCACCACCTTGTCCTGCTCGGCTGAGGCTGTGGAGTGGGGCTGCATGTAGGTGACCAGGGCCATCCCGTAAGACATGGAGACCACGGTGAGGTGGGAGGCACAGGTCCCGAAGGCCTTGCGGCGTCCCCCAGTGGAGCGGATCCGCAGGATGGCTGCCACGATGTAGGTATAGGACAGTGAGACGAGGCAGCATGGCACCAGCAGCACCACCACGCTGGAGGCCAGTATGACCACCTGGTTGAGGGTGATGTCCACGCAGGCCAGGCGGACGAGTGCCAGCGTCTCACAGGCCACATGGTTCAGCACATGGTGCCCACAGGTAGGCAGACGCATGGTGACCACCGTCTCCACTGTAGAATTCACCAGGCCTACAAGCCAAGAGACAGCTGCCAGGCCTGTGCAGCACCTCGGGCTCATCACTGCCACGTAGCGCAGGGGGTCACAGACAGCCAcgtagcggtcataggccatagCGGCCAGCAGCAGGAACTCGGTACCCCCCAGGGCCAGTGAGAAGAAGAgctgagtcccacattgggtgaaggAGATGGTCTTCTTCTCCAGGAGGAAGTGCACCAGCATCTGGGGGACCCCACTAGAGGTGTAGCAGATGTCCACCACTGAGAGGTTgcagaggaagaagtacatgggcaGGTGCAGCCGCGCATCCAGCCCGATCAGGAGGATGATGAGCCCGTTGCCCAGCAGGGTCAGCAGATAGGCGGCCGCAAACAGGACAAAGAGTCCAGCCTGGGTCTGCCTGTCGCTGGAGAGCCCCAGGAGGACAAACTCACTTTCCCAGGTCAGGTTGTCCCTCCTCATGGAGCAGGGGGGCTGGGCtgctgggagaggagcagagtcAGAGAGGGCAAGTAAAGGTCAGACTTTAGGAGTCAGGGATTAAGCCATGAGCCAGGACTTGAGCCGCAGTAGGGACACCTACCCTCCTGTTCCCTTAACCTAGGTGCTTAGGGAGAATGCAGTGAAAGAGCcggaggaaggggcacctgggttctCAACTAGACTGTGAGGTTCTCAGGGTTAAAGTCCCTATTCTGATCATCCTTTTGTGGCTAGGATCCAGCACAGTTACAGTTACATAGGAAATCAGTCACTGTAGAAGGaaagatagaggaaaaaaagtggagaaagggtagaaggaaagacaaaaacgaatgtaaaagaaaaagaaaaaccaaggaagaaaagtttggaaatcggaaaaggaggaaagaaagtggaAGATACGGAGGAGAGCAAGATGTGGTTTTAAGCCACAGCCTCTGTGTGTGCCAAGGACCTGTGCTGGACACCAGACACCTGTCTGTGAGCAAGACTGAAGCAGGAATCCTGCTTTCTTGGTTCTTATAACTTAATCAGGGACACCaagattaaattaataattacaaaaattaattataattgtgctaagtgctttgaaGAAGAACAAGGTTACTGGTTGGTAAATTAAATTTGTGGCTGTAATTAAATTACCACTGATTATGTCTTCTCAATAATGTGCAATTTACATAGTAAGTTGCAGACATTTATTTAGATGTTCAAGTAAATGATTAACAAAATAATGTAATGAAGGCCTTTGGAAACCAATGATACATATTACTGCTGATACAGACTGACTGAAGTCCACTGAATCTTTTGGGAGGAATGAATTCTCCTTTCTCAGCTAAGATTGTGGTGGATTTTCTCCCTTCCAATGTGCTGACTGGCCCCGtgtaaaaacagatttaaatgtaATCTGAAGGTGTATTTCCTGTTCTTAAAATAGTTAAGAAATCAATTAACtcagttattaaaaatacttattgagtatATGGAGTACTATGTTTTCAACCACCTTCCGGCATATAATGCCTTTCAACGTTAGGAATTTGTGTTTAGAAAATCAGCAGTGCAAACAGAATCAAATAAGAAACTTTGAAATTGGATCTTGGTAAAATCCGTGACAATCAAACAAGACAACTAAACAGAGGACAAAAGGAATACATCAGTGTTCAGAAAACCAGCTTGGAGCCACAGAATCAAATATAATAGAGCTGAAAGTCATAATCCAATTGAGATGTCCTCTGGCTGGAGACCGTGGCCCGCGAGAGAGCAGGGAACCAGGGTGGAGCAGGCCTCCCTCGCCTTCCCTTCAGCCCTGGTCCCAGAGTGGCTGGAAGGCATCACTGtcgaaactaaaaatagaaactgaCTTTAGATTCTCAGGGTTGGTGACCTGGTTGTAGAGCCAGAGGATGGTGGCTGGGTTCTGAGCACCACCCCAGGGAGCCTGTGGCTGCCCACCAAGCTGGGTCCTTGTATCAGCAGAGGAGGTAACTCTGCTCTGATATATGATCTGTAGGCTGCCAGGCATCCAGAATTCTCCCCTTCAGAGTCACTGTCATGGATCCAGATTCCCTTCGGAAGAACCCTGTTCCTATATAAGAAAATGAAGCATGTAAGAAGTGAAGGAACCATAGAGATCATGGATTCCatccatttcattttatggaCAAGGAAGCCAAGGAACAGGAGTAAGGTGGTCGGTCCAGGTATCAGATTTACCTGGGAACCACGCTGGAACCAGATTTAAGTCTACACTGCACATTCTCAGCTCTCCCTGAGCCAGGGAGTGAGGGGTCGGAAGGAAGTTGTGGAAGGCAATGGACTAGGAAGGGAGGCACCTGAGGAATCTTAGATGGGAGGCCCAGGACAGCTCTCTTGCCATGTAGAGAAATACTGTGTAGTGAGTGTGAAAAGCTTTGAATGAGAAATCAAGGGATCCAAGTTCTAGTTTGCCTCTTCCATTAGCTTGCTGTGtgccctgggcaagttacttgacctccctgagcctcagtttcttcatttgaaatgtGGGACAAATAATAATGCCTATTTCACAATATCTTGAGTAAgatcaaatgaagaaattaacGTGAATGCGCTTTGTAAAGGACTAAATAAACATAACTGGCTGTTGTTATTACACTCAGCAAGTCCGTTTCACCAAAGCAAATTCTGCCCAAGTGATACGAGGACAAAAAACAATATGAATATGTGCTATAGAGGCCAGAAAGTTaacagaatataaataaacataaatcccATTGTAATAAATCCTATTGCCTAAATATTACATAACTTACTGAAGACCCTGCTTCAGTAAGCGAAAAATTAAGGTCAAGGGTTTGTCTATACCTAGTGGGTAGTACTATGCTCTATGTGCCGGATGAGCTCAatacctttttttcttccaataaaattttgatgctgcttttatttgtttatttatttaaattaaaaatttatttatttttgagagagagagagagagagaggcagagacggagtgcaagcgggggagtggcagagagagagggagagacagaatccaaatcaggctccaggctctgagccatcagcacagagccttgacgtgggggtcaaacccatgagctgtgaaatcatgacctgagctgaagtcagatgcttaactgactgagccacccaggtgcccctttgattctatttttagatggtgataaacttttttttttattaatagatgGTCTTGTTCTCAGCTTTTTGGGATTAGAGAATTTCATTCCACTTTGCTTGACTTagtgaacatttactgagcactgagTAGTGCCTGTTCTGGTGACAGGTGCTGGGGTAACAGGATATATAATACagccctgtccccctctctaaGAACTCAGCCTGGCAGAAGGATAGAGAGGGTGAATTATCATGACTTTTACTAGAGTTTTCAAAGGAAGCTACCAAGTCAGGTAAGTGGAGACAGAGTCAGACTAAGTAACCAGGCAGATATGTAGAAATAATAAAGTAGAAGCGAAGAAGCAACCAGTGCATTTGCTTCTTGAAAAAGTAGATGCAGTTTAAGGTGCACATAGTAAGGAGACTTCTTGGGTGTCAACCTGTATCAATAAACCATCTAAATAACCTTATAAACCActacctttagaaaaaaaaatttgttttaatgcttattcattatggagagacagagaaagacagagctcgagcatgggaggggcagagagagggggagacaaagaatccaaagcaggctctaggctctgagctgtcacagagcctgacgcaggccttgaactcacaaactgcaagatcatgacctgagccgaagtcggacgcttaaccaactgagccacccaggtaccctgtaaGCCACTACCTTTTTGAGCCATAGTTTCTTCATCCGCAGAATGAGCAAATTAGGTAGACACCAAGATTTCTCCAGCTCTAAAGATCTGcagtaagtgaataaatataaGCTATAGTTTGAAGCAAtataagagggaaaaagaaattcttcagtCTTGAAGAAGAAATGCATAGTAGCTTGTGAGACTATGGACACTAAGATATGATCAGTTACTGGGTTTGGGGATCAAAGCATTCGTATTGCACGTAACTATTTGGGGAGGTGCCACTAAA from Prionailurus viverrinus isolate Anna chromosome A2, UM_Priviv_1.0, whole genome shotgun sequence encodes the following:
- the LOC125154559 gene encoding olfactory receptor 2F1-like; amino-acid sequence: MRRDNLTWESEFVLLGLSSDRQTQAGLFVLFAAAYLLTLLGNGLIILLIGLDARLHLPMYFFLCNLSVVDICYTSSGVPQMLVHFLLEKKTISFTQCGTQLFFSLALGGTEFLLLAAMAYDRYVAVCDPLRYVAVMSPRCCTGLAAVSWLVGLVNSTVETVVTMRLPTCGHHVLNHVACETLALVRLACVDITLNQVVILASSVVVLLVPCCLVSLSYTYIVAAILRIRSTGGRRKAFGTCASHLTVVSMSYGMALVTYMQPHSTASAEQDKVVMLFYAVMTPMLNPLIYSLRNNEMKAALSRVLMRSSESKL